CAACTTCATCTGATCAGAATTTTTCTTGCAGGTTTTGCTGTAATAAATGTGCTTTAGAAATGCACAGTTACAGCAACCGGAGaaaagttattgttaaaaagtGAAAGGTCAGAAGGCCAACTCAAGGCATTTGTGTAGTTTGGTTTGAAGTCGTCTAATGTGCCAAAAGAAGCTGCGTGAATGTGAACATTtgacacaaaaattaaaacatcaacACAACACCAGGAAGCGCAGCTGTTTAGAGGTAATTTCCATGTAATGATATCACAGAATTTACCCATAATTTGAAACCGATGTGTGAATGGTGCTTAACCGGAAAAAAGATGGAACTTCGTTGCATGTATGAGCAGCACATTTTTTACGGCATAAATTAaggcaatttactggtattacagtgtgaaaggggcttttgattactttttgtatatattttaaacatgcatTCCATGCTACTGAAAGGAACAATGTGAAAATGGCCATTCAGCTGATGGCTTAATTTTGCTAATGCatacattgaaataaatgattttgGGACAGAATGGCTGACTGCATATCAAAACAACCATTTATCACAGTTTGGGCTTTAAAATTTACTTAATCAATCACTTCTTACAGTATTATAGTAATCTCCATCTTTCACTGAAATTGTGTTTGCAAAGCGTATGTCCAATTGTGACATAAATAATTATGCTGCACTGACACAGCCATTTCCCAAATGTTAAAATCCTTCAGAAGTATGCAGAGACAATGTTCTTCCACATCTAAAAACTGCACAACATTTGGAAAACATAGCAGGcatataaatctatttttattccAAGTGATCCTGTAATAGTATCTCTCCCTGTTACATCAATAGTACATATAGTATTTAGTTATTCctagatttttattatttttttagtaatgtaatattaataattttgttattcaTTTCCATATTGTGATTTCTGTGTATATTGAGTGTAGTGGCTACAGGCTGAGAAGAGTCCATCCAATCTAACCATAGTGTTGGACAGATTATTCCAGCTGATCCCTGCTGAGGAACGCTATGTTGATGCGAATCCAGATCGCTGTCGAACATGCTCTGTAGTCGGTAATTCTGGGAATCTTCGGGAGTCCCGTTATGGGTCCTACATCGACTCCAGTGATTTTGTCATACggtaaagatttttttatttttattttccaaacaTCAAAGAGAAATACAGATTTAGGTTGAGGTGGAAATaaattcagaatcagaattttAGATGACTTAatgaatttaaatgattaatgaatattaacaaaagacaatactagCAAATAAACTGAGCAAACTGATCACTGTTTTGTATCATGTGTTTCATGCACTGccatattatataattatatatagttatattctGAGCTTTTAGGTCCCGTTTGGAGGGAAATTTCAAGCTTTTAATCATTCATGCTTAAAATTTATCATGTCTCTAAACAGTAAATGGAAAATTCTGGCTATCTGTGGAGAACGTGTGTTTGGATCTACTTCTTACAGTTGTTTCTTCTTACATTTGTGCTTCTCAAAATTTTCTTTGAATCACAAATGTCCTTTGAGAGCCCAGAATTCTGTAtgaacaagaaatgttttgtgcaCTTATGGACATTTTACGGTATTGTTACTGAAACTGATTGCTCATTATACCTGCTACAGTTATTGGATCGTAACAtcctatgaaaaaaaaaaaaaaaatgctgcatttcgataaatttaaaaaaaaaaattaatactatACCACACTTTAATTTGTGGGTCAGAGCAGGAAAATTTTAGCAAGCTTTTATGTATAAATTTTGGCAATAATCAACAGAATTCGGCAATAATCGACCTTGCaatgtagctgaaatatataattataaatatgccACACCTTCCTGCTGTAACAGACATGCACATAACTGTGTAATACTTTATAACATGATCTTAAAGTGTGTGCAATTTCTGTATTAACAGAATGAACCAGGCTCCAACACAGGGTTTTGAAAAGGATGTTGGCTATAAGACTACTCATCACCTGATGTATCCAGAGAGTGCCATCGATTTAGACAACTCCACACGTCTTATACTCATTCCCTTTAAAACTCTGGATCTAGAGTGGATCATCAGCGCTCTGACTACAGGAGACATCTCAAAGTTAGTGAATTATTATCTGATATTTGGAATTACATgataaatgtatcatttagtACAGGAGCACCAAACTCAGCTCCTTGAGAGCCACAGCATAGTTTCATTTGAACCCTGATTcagatcaggtgtgtttaattaaggTTCAAGCCAAATTCTCCTAGACTGCAGCCCAACAGGAACTGTGTTTGGTATGTTACCAAATCAGACAATATTGTCATCGCTATATTGCTAATTTAGATAAGTTTTCTTGTTTTGGTTTTTGAagccttaataataataataataataataataataaatattagtgTGCAGGGAGATAGAATAGTGCATAAGTATGCGATTTGAGACGCACCTACACAGTGAAGAAATAGTGCTGAAAAGttgacacagttatttttgtgcctTGCCTatactgaatatgcatttgtaggagtttccctttcagacgcaacATTTATGGGAGGAGTGTATTAAAAGGAATCACACAGCGCAATATACTAACGTTTgtgctcgtcaaattactggtatttgcaccattatttaacgtccaaaaaagcatgtcttaaagcaggcgGTAATTTGCTCTGCTCTTGGTAGAGCATCTGGctgtgtctgtgttctttaatgtgcacattgtcagtaaatcacccgcagaacTTTCTCCTCCCATTGGTGCTTTTATGGAATTGCatttagtatataaatatactaaatatttACAAGCATAAACCAGGTGATTTTGTATAGGCCTACGGGGGAGTGACTTTATTGTTTCATAGAGTCACTTTGCTCACAGATTGAATCTGTGATTGAATCACACTGCTAAAATCTAACACACCTTCCTGAGAatgaaaaaaactgaatttgctCAAAACGTTTGTGTCTAAGGTGTCCACATAAACCATGTTCATgtcataatgcatttaaataggCCTACAGTATTTGTGCACCATTTGTAAACTATATACACTACTTTAACAATCttaattgtcatttaaaaatattttttcattgacTGAACAAACAGCGTTCATCTAATCTAAGATATTCATCCAACggtatttttctttatttctttttttcctgtaTCATCTTTTGACCCACATGTACATTCTAGAGGGAAAAGATAGCTATACAGGGGAGGTTTGAATCTGCAGGATAATTTAATTAGTACAGTGAAGCATTGTTTATCAATCGATATAATTGTCTCTGGCTTTTAGGACATATGTACCAGTCAAGTCACGGATCAAAGCCAATAAGGACAAGGTTAGTGGATTGTGTgccattattaaaaaataaaagagggGGGCTTTTTGACTCTAGTTTTGATCCGTTCTTTGCTTTTCTTCTTTATTCCTATTTTTAGAGATTTGATTCATGATCTTTTCACAGGTGTTAATCTACAACCCAGGCTTTTTAAAGTATGTATATGACTCGTGGCTAGAGGGTCATGGAAGATATCCATCCACTGGATTCCTTTCTCTGATGTTTGCAGTTCACATTTGTGATGAGGTATGTTCATTTTAGTtgtattgtttttctttctttagtgTCTTCACTGTTATTCAGTTTAATAATTTTCTGTGCTTTGAGGAGTGTGTTTCACTCCCATTCTAAAATGTAGTTTCCACATGAGAATATCTCCCCCTTGTGGAACCAGCCCTCTGCTGCAACTGTGTGTTGAGAAGTACAGTATATGTTTGTCGGATcattacatttatcattttatatgaTCTAATAAACACGGATTAACACGGATCTTTCTGTCATTTGGTATGATTTTAAAGAAGAACTGCTTTAGAATAATTATAATAGAAACAGATTATGTGGTGTACAGCTATGTTGATGATTTATCAAAACCCAGACTGATAGATCTTACAACCAAGCACcaaatttaaatgacaaaaaaaaaaaaaaagaaagtttaatattaaaataaatgaattatttctACTACTACTATTGCCACTGCTGCTGAAATTACTGCtgctaataaaataatcaataaatgatGATGATCTAAAGTAACTGCTTTCAGTCTTAAAGCCTGTCTGCTCTGTTGGATGTAGGTGAAAGTGTTTGGATTTGGTGCTGACCAGGATGGAAACTGGCACCATTACTGGGAGGACAACATGCTCAGAGGAGCATTCAGACACACAGGCGTCCACGATGGAGACTATGAGTACAACATCACACTGCTCTTAGCAGACAAACACAAGATCACCCTCTACAGAGGAGGCTGAGATCGCACATGAAATTTTCCACAAAGCCTTAACAGAACAGAACTACCACAAGTCAGGGGCTATTTGAGCACTTATTGCCATTTATGTACGGATTGAAAGCTTtagagattttattttattttattttattttttatttacttttagaatgaagataaaaaaaatgtttggtggttaaaaataattaaatgattggTACTTCAAAAAGGACTTTGAGGCTGTTTGCAAATGTTGCCCATATACTGCAGACATGGATAATATCAGTTTCACTGACTGATAACAAGTTAATAttcaaagctctttttttttttttgcacatcaTTCCTGATGTATTTAATACTTCTTTTtaatcattctttttttttttgtcagaaacATAATAGAACTCACTTTAttaatgtgttgttgttttttttaatgtatttgacTCTATTTCTAACATTTTCTatatacatcttttttttttttttctttttttttttttaaagcaacattttatgtaaaattcactttacatttCTCAGTTTTATTCATTGTGATAACATGAATAATATGCCGTGGTTTAGTGGAAGATTGCTTCCATCTActgcaaaaatatatacttttaaaattaaaataacatgaaatgaGGACCACTCATTGGCTCTTTTCCCATTTCCATATAGGTATACATCTGttcacttttttatttactgtagttttgtatatagacattataaaaatacatataaaataactcTTTGTGATATTAACTCCACATTATTACAGTCAAACAtgatgttatgtattttatatgtgtgtatgtgtgtgtttgtttgtgttaatCAGCCTAAATCAGCCACAATGCCAAAAAATTGCACAGAAATAAAAAGGAGAGTTCACCcacaaatttaaattctgtcattaagtACTCACCGTCATGTAAGACCTTCTTTCATCTTTGGAACTcgatttaagatatttttgatgaaatccaagagctttctgaccctccatagacagcaacgcaaccaCCAggcagtaaggacatcgttaaaatagtccaagtgacatcagtggttcaaccttaattttgtgAAGCTACggaaatactttttgtatgcaatgaaaacaaaaataaagactttattcaactactacttctcttccgtgtcagtcgaCGAGCGTTCACAAGAGTACCACGACACATGCGTGTGATGCTACTGATGCAGGACCCAGCGTTCTGACGTAGAACCTGCATGTGCTGCGCCATGTTTGCAAGCAGAGGAAAGCACATGCATGCATCATGGTACTGTCGTGAAGGAAACATGTAAATGGGGTTATTAAATTGAAATGTTTGTTGATGGGCTTCATGGATTAATTCATGTGAGTTCATATTTGAAGTGCCTTTTTTGCCAAATAACAGTGCCTTATTTtagagaaaatgaatgaatgaattaaataatgtttttttattcgttttaaTTTTCCATTTCTCCATGTCTGTTTTGTAAGTAGTGTATATTAATTCAGTGGTAATTTTCACCAAACATATGTTTTAATGTatgacaaataaatgaataaacagacTGTTTTGAGTCTAGTTTTGTACTGTCATCACTTGATCATCATTATGTAAAAGGTTGATGCAAATCAGATCCGAGTCAG
This portion of the Onychostoma macrolepis isolate SWU-2019 chromosome 19, ASM1243209v1, whole genome shotgun sequence genome encodes:
- the LOC131526454 gene encoding CMP-N-acetylneuraminate-beta-galactosamide-alpha-2,3-sialyltransferase 1-like isoform X4; translation: MCQKKLRECEHLTQKLKHQHNTRKRSCLEWLQAEKSPSNLTIVLDRLFQLIPAEERYVDANPDRCRTCSVVGNSGNLRESRYGSYIDSSDFVIRMNQAPTQGFEKDVGYKTTHHLMYPESAIDLDNSTRLILIPFKTLDLEWIISALTTGDISKTYVPVKSRIKANKDKVLIYNPGFLKYVYDSWLEGHGRYPSTGFLSLMFAVHICDEVKVFGFGADQDGNWHHYWEDNMLRGAFRHTGVHDGDYEYNITLLLADKHKITLYRGG
- the LOC131526454 gene encoding CMP-N-acetylneuraminate-beta-galactosamide-alpha-2,3-sialyltransferase 1-like isoform X1; its protein translation is MSLFTQRKIRTLTGLLCAMTFSMFVFSYTLREPSLYFLRSMLGLSGNACSCRRCIIHLDDEDDSWFMERFNQSFHPLMSRKSSMLSDDTYRWWQWLQAEKSPSNLTIVLDRLFQLIPAEERYVDANPDRCRTCSVVGNSGNLRESRYGSYIDSSDFVIRMNQAPTQGFEKDVGYKTTHHLMYPESAIDLDNSTRLILIPFKTLDLEWIISALTTGDISKTYVPVKSRIKANKDKVLIYNPGFLKYVYDSWLEGHGRYPSTGFLSLMFAVHICDEVKVFGFGADQDGNWHHYWEDNMLRGAFRHTGVHDGDYEYNITLLLADKHKITLYRGG
- the LOC131526454 gene encoding CMP-N-acetylneuraminate-beta-galactosamide-alpha-2,3-sialyltransferase 1-like isoform X3, producing the protein MSLFTQRKIRTLTGLLCAMTFSMFVFSYTLREPSLYFLRSMLGLSGNACSCRRCIIHLDDEDDSWFMERFNQSFHPLMSRKSSMLSDDTYRWWQWLQAEKSPSNLTIVLDRLFQLIPAEERYVDANPDRCRTCSVVGNSGNLRESRYGSYIDSSDFVIRMNQAPTQGFEKDVGYKTTHHLMYPESAIDLDNSTRLILIPFKTLDLEWIISALTTGDISKTYVPVKSRIKANKDKVLIYNPGFLKYVYDSWLEGHGRYPSTGFLSLMFAVHICDEVCSF
- the LOC131526454 gene encoding CMP-N-acetylneuraminate-beta-galactosamide-alpha-2,3-sialyltransferase 1-like isoform X2, which produces MIFVGEQRMHNKSLPLLWFLLGYTLREPSLYFLRSMLGLSGNACSCRRCIIHLDDEDDSWFMERFNQSFHPLMSRKSSMLSDDTYRWWQWLQAEKSPSNLTIVLDRLFQLIPAEERYVDANPDRCRTCSVVGNSGNLRESRYGSYIDSSDFVIRMNQAPTQGFEKDVGYKTTHHLMYPESAIDLDNSTRLILIPFKTLDLEWIISALTTGDISKTYVPVKSRIKANKDKVLIYNPGFLKYVYDSWLEGHGRYPSTGFLSLMFAVHICDEVKVFGFGADQDGNWHHYWEDNMLRGAFRHTGVHDGDYEYNITLLLADKHKITLYRGG